GATCCGCTTCCTCTACCCACTGACTATCCCGGACGATCAGTTCACCAAGGCGATGGGCATCCTGTCCCGCGCGCTGGCCCACTAAGGAGCGAACGGCATGAAATTGAACAATCCCGAGCTGTTGCGCAGCCAGTGTCTGATCAACGGCGAATGGTGCGACGCCCTGAGCGGCAAGCGCGAAGCGGTGATCAACCCGGCCACCGGCGCCGAACTGGCCAGCATTCCGCTGGTCAGCGAAGAGGAAACCCAGCAGGCGATCGCGGCGGCGCAGCGGGCGCAAAACGACTGGAAACAGCTGACCGCCAAGCAGCGTTCCGCGCTGCTGTTGGCCTGGGCTGATAAGGTGCTGGCCGCACAGGAAGATCTGGCGCAGCTGATGACCGCCGAGCAGGGCAAATCGCTGGCGGAAGCGCGCGGCGAAGTAGCCTACGCCGCGTCGTTCATCACCTGGTTCGCCGAAGAGGCCAAGCGGGTGGACGGCGCGGTATTGCAGGCGCCGCAGGCTTCGCAGCGCCTGGTGGTGGTGAAGCAGCCGATCGGCGTGTGCGCGGCCATCACCCCGTGGAACTTCCCGGCGGCGATGATCACCCGCAAGGTGGCGCCGGCGCTGGCGGCGGGCTGCGCCATCATCGTCAAACCGGCCGAGCAAACGCCGCTGACCGCGCTGGCGTTGGCCAAGCTGGCGCAGGACGCCGGCATTCCCGCCGGCGTGTTGCAGGTGGTGACCGGCGAAGCGGCGCAGGTGGGCAAGGTGTTGTGCGACAGCCCGGTGGTGCGCAAGCTGAGCTTTACCGGCTCGACCGAGGTCGGCCGCATCCTGATGGCGCAGTGCGCGCCAAGCATCAAGAAACTGTCGCTGGAGTTGGGCGGCAACGCGCCGGTTATCGTGTTCGATGACGCCAATCTGGACGCGGCGGTGGCGGGCATCATGGCCTCCAAGTTCCGCAACAGCGGCCAGACCTGCGTGTGCGCCAACCGCATCTACGTGCAGGACGGCATCTACGAGCGGCTGGCGGAGAAGCTGGTGGCGGCGGTCGAGCAGTTGAAAGTCGGCGACGGCAGCCAGGAAGGCACCACTCAGGGGCCGCTGATCGACAGCGATGCGGTGGCGAAGGTGCAGAGCCATATCGATGACGCGCTGATCAAAGGGGCGCAGATCGCCACCGGCGGCCAGCCGCACGCGCTGGGCGGCACCTTCTTCCAGCCGACGGTGGTGACCGGCGTGACGCAGAAGATGCGCTTCGCCAAAGAAGAGACCTTCGGGCCGGTGGCGCCGCTGTTCCGCTTCCATGACGAGGCGGAAGCCATCGCCATGGCCAACGACACCGAATTCGGCCTGGCCGCCTACCTGTTCACGCAGAACGCCGCGCGCCAGTGGCGGGTGCCGGAAGCGCTGGAGTACGGCATGGTCGGCATCAACACCGGGCTGATTTCCAACGAAGTGGCGCCGTTCGGCGGCGTGAAACAGTCAGGGCTCGGGCGTGAAGGATCGCGCTACGGGATAGAAGAATATCTGGAGCTGAAATACCTGTGTATCGATGTAAGCCGTTGAGCGTCAGGACGTTAACCCATCCCGGCGGCCAGCGTCGCCGGGCGATAAAGGATGATGCATGTCTGATAATATCTCTGTTTCTCCGGCGCTTGCCGCCGGGGTGCGAGCACCTGCACCCGCCAAATCGTTAAGTTTCCTCGAAGGGGTGGCGATGATCGTCGGCACCAACATCGGCGCCGGCGTGCTCTCCATCGCCTATGCCTCCAGCAAGGCCGGTTTCCTGCCGCTGCTGTTCTGGCTGGTGCTGGTGGGGAGCCTGACCACCATCACCATGCTGTACGTCGCTGAATCCACGCTGCGCACCCGCGCGCATCTGCAGCTGAGCGGGCTGGCGAAGCGCTACGTCGGCGGGCTGGGCGCCTGGTTGATGTTCGCTTCGGTGTGCGTCAACAGCGTCGGGGCGCTCACCGCCTATATGACCGGCAGCGGCAAGCTGCTGCAATCGCTGTTCGGCATCTCGCCGGCGCTGGGCAGCCTGCTGTTCTTCGTACCCGCCGCCGGCGTGCTCTATCTCGGTTTGAAAGCGATCGGCCGCGGCGAGAAGTTCATCAGCATCGGCATGGTGGTAATGTTGACCGCGCTGGTGGCGGCGACGCTGCTGAAAGACACCACCCAGATGCGCAACCTGCTGGACGGCGACTGGCGCTATATGGTGCCGGTGTTCAACGTGGTGGTGTTCTGCTTCTCGGCGCAGTACATCGTGCCGGAGATGGCGCGCGGCTTCGCCGACAAGCCCGAGCAACTGCCGAAGGCGATCATCGTCGGCATGGCGGTGACCTTCATTCTGCTGGCGGCGGTGCCGATGTCGGTGATTGCGCTCAGCGGGCTGGATGACATCTCCGACGTGGCCACCATTTCCTGGGGCCAGGCGCTGGGGCAGTGGGCGTTCTTCTCCGCCAACATCTTCGCGCTGTGCGCGATGCTGACCTCGTACTGGGGATTGGGCGGCAGCTTCCTGACCAATATCTTCGACAAGTTCCGGCTGGGCAACGACGAGCTGCCGCTGCGCCGCTTCGGCGTGCTGCTGCTGGTGGTGGTGCCGCCGTTCGCGCTGGCCTACAGCGGGCTGGTGTCGTTCGTCAACGCGCTCTACTTCGCCGGGGTGTTCAGCGGGGTGATCCTGTCGATCATGCCGATGCTGATCCTGCGCGGCGCCCGCAAACACGGCGATCAGATCCCACGCTGGCAGTGCAACTGGATCACGCACCCGCTGCTGCAGATCAGCATTGTGTTGCTGTACCTGGCCAGCGCGGTATACGCCATCGCTTCATTGTTAGGCTATCTGCCCTCTGGATGGTGATTTGCCTTCCCTCAAGCAGTGATGTTGTTTCTCGGCATTGAGAACGGCGGCGTCGTGGCCGCCGATTTTTTTCCTCAGGCGCGCCGCTTTTCCGACAGCGCCAGCCAGGCCTGCACCGACGGGCGCTGCCACTGCTTGTGCGCATAGTGGCGCACGCGCTCCGGCACCGGATCGCCGTGCATTACCAGCCGGTTGAGCATCAGCGCCAGATCGGTGTCGGCGATGCACCACTCCCTGAACAGATTGTCCTGCCCGTGGCTCAACAGCTTTTCGACGGCGGCGATCAGCTTGCGCGCGGCCTCTTGCGCGGCTTCGGACAGCGGCGGGAACTTGCCGCTGTTGAACACCACTTCGGTCGAGCGCTCGGCGCGGATCGGCAGCAGATCGCTGCGCAACCAGGCCTGGATCTCGCGCGCCTTGGCGCGCAGCTTCACGTCGCGCGGGTACACGGCGTGGGCCGGGTGGATGTCTTCCAGGTATTCGGCGATCGCCGAAGACTCCGAGAGCTGGAACTCGCCGATCGCCAGCGTCGGCACCCGGCGGGTGAGCGACAGCGCCGCGTAGGCCGCCTCTTTGTTCTCTTCTTTCGCCAGATCCACCGGCTTCAGGGTGAACGGAATGCCTTTTTCCGTCAGCACGACAAAGGCGGACATGGCGTACGGGCTGAAAAATTCACTGTCGGTATAAAGCTCGGTGATCGGTTGAGACATCGGCGGTTCCTCGGGGGTTAAGGGGGGAACATTCATCATTGTCGAGGGGAGGCTAAAAATCAATCTGTTAGCCTAAAAGTTCTTGGGTGGCGCGGTTTACGGCGCCGTGAGCTCCTTCAGGATGATGTGATATATTTGTTGCCAACACGTGAATTGAGCCGTATTGGGTAACATGAAGACGCAGTGGATAGAACGAGCGAAAGTGGGATGCGCGCGCCTGTGGCCGCACCCGCTGGCGGTGGGCAAACGAGAGATGCTGATTTCCAGCGTTGGCGCCGGTTTGGGGCTGATGCTCGCCGGTTGGATCAGCCACTTTATTTTGGGCGAGGTGAACCTGTGGTTTATCGCGCCGATGGGCGCTTCGGCGGTGCTGCTGTTCGGCGTGCCCAACAGCCCGCTGGCGCAGCCCTGGTCGATCGTCGGCGGCAATGCGCTGGCGGCGACGGTGGGCGTTAGCGCCGGTCTGCTGATCCCCGATCCGGGCCTGGCCTGCGGCGTTGCGGCGGCGGCGGCCATCGGCCTGATGTTCAAGCTGCGCTGCCTGCATCCACCCGGCGGCGCGGTGGCGCTGACCGCCATCCTCGGCGGCCCCGGCATTCATCAGATGGGCTACCACTTCGTGTTGTACCCGGTGCTGCTGAACTCGGTGCTGCTGGCGGCGCTGGCCATTCTGTTCAATAACCTGGCCGGGCGGCGCTACCCGCACGCGCTGGCGCCGGCGGAGGCCAAGCCAGCCAATCTGCCGATCGATGCCGTTTCCATTACCCGCGCCGATCTGCACGAGGCGCTGATGGAGGGGGATCTGTTCGATATCGATGAGGACGACCTGCAGGAGATCCTGCTGCGCGCCGAGCAGCTGGCGCATCAGCGGCAAAGCAAGGCCTCCTGATCAGCCCGGCGTTTTATCGGATGGCGGAAGGCGCGTAACCAAAACGCTTTTGAAAGCGTTCGCTAAAACGCGATCTGGATTTGTAACCGCAGGCCTCTGCAATGCGGGTCATATCCCATCGGGTGGTTTGAAGCAACATCATGGCGTGATGCATGCGGACGTCTATCAGCAAATCTTCGAAGCGTGTCTGTTCGGCGGCAAGGCGCCGCCGCAACGTTGCCGGGCTCATCGCTAATGTTTTTCCTGCTGTTTCTGCCGTCCAGTTTTGTTCCGGAGCCTCAAGAATCAAGGTGCGCAGGCGCTGTGATGGGCTATCCAACGGCAAATGCGTAAAAACATGCCCCCGTTCGGCCAGCGCGGTCAAAAAGTCCAGAAGGCGGTATTGCAGGCGAATATCGCTGATTTCCTGTTTTTCCACGCTTTCAATCACGTGATAAAACGTTGCCGACAGGTCTTCGTCCAGAGGCAGCGTTTTCCACGCGTCATTTTTAGGGGGGATAGGGGGGGAAGCCTGCCGGGTTCGGTGAAAGACATCCAGCAGTTCTGCCGACAGCGTCAGGAATATCGAGCGAAAAGGCCGATCGATGTCGCCCGGCGTTTTGACTAAATCTGCGCGGGTATTGGGGGGGACCAGGAGCAGTTCGCCGGGGGTCTCCAGAGACAAATGTTGTGAAGCCGATGTGATACCAAGTTGGCCCGTCGCGAGCAGCAAGACCGTCGCTTCATGGAAGACGAACTGCGGCGTGTGCAGCTGGCGTTTCAATGTCGGCTGGCACACTCCGCACAAGCGGTGCCTCGCTACCGGCGCCCCCGACGGAGAGTGCCAATGCAAAAGCTTCGCATCCGGCTTGCGTCTGGTTCGCACTGATCCGAAGGAACCGGTCCGGCTCATATTCGACTCCTTCATGCGATTATTTCGCCGTTGATGCTACGTTAGGGTTCAGGCTGTAAAGGCCTGTCAGTCTCGCTTGGGCTAACACTGGCGCTTCCGCCAGGGCGGCATTCACATTAGCCCCTGTCAAAGGCCCTTGTACATCCAAACCGGGGGTAGCAAGCGCATAAACCGTGAAAATATAATGATGAACTAACGTATCGTTCCACGGTGGGCATGGGCCATCGTAACCGTAGTATTCCCCCTTCATCTGCTCGTCGGCGGCAAACCAACCGGTATAGTCATTGGTGCCGTGGCGATAGGCCGAAGGGGCGTTTGGCCCGGCTTTGCCACGCGGCGTTACGCCGTCCGATTGAGAGCCCGCCGCAATTTCCACGGTACTGGCCGGAATATCCAGCAGCAGCCAGTGAAAGAAATCAACGCGCGGCAACGACGCGGGCACAACCCGACGCTCTTGATTCACATCATCACCACGGCTTGGCACGTCGGGATCATGGCAGACGATCACGAAAGACTGCGTGCCTGCAGGCACTTCACTCCAGGCCAGATGGGGGTTGCGATTTCTCGATAAAGCAACATGGTTGGCGGCATCGGGGATAGCGAAGGCGAACTCACCGGGAATGAACTCTCCTTCTTTAAAGCTTTGGCTGGTCAGTTTCATAAAAGCTTATCTCCTGTTCTATTGAGCGGTATCTGCGGGTATGTGATGTCCCCATTATAAGTTTTTCAAAATAAAGTAAGGCGACAAATCCAATCAAAATAGAACCAATTACGCTCATTATGATTGTATTTGATTGAGTTGTGTCGATGAACGGCCGTATTCGGCTGCTGTTTCGGTGCTAGCGAGATGGCGAACACTCTGGATGAGGGGGGGAAGGTCAATATTGGCGAGGGCGAACTGGAGAAGAGGCTGCTGCGCGCCGAGCAGCTGGCGCATCAGCGGCAAAGCAAGGCCGCCTGATCAGCCCAGCGTTTTGCGGTAAAACACCACCCGTTCCGTTTCGGCAAAGCCCAGCGCCGCATGCAGGCGTTGGGAGTCCAGGTTGGCGATGTCGGTATCCGACGCCAGCTCGCTGCACCCCTGTTGCTTCGCCCACTCCTGTACCTGCGCGATCAAACGCGTGGCCCAGCCCTGGCGGCGGGCGCATTCGACGGTGTAAATCCCTTCCAAAAACGCCACCGGCGACGATTCGCAGCCGTTGACGTAATCGTAGCGCAGCGCGACCTCGGCAAAGCCAACGAAAGCGCCGTCCAGCCCCCGCGCCATAAACGCGGTGTGGTGCGGCGAAGCCAATATTTCGCGCATCTCCGCGCGGTGCTCTTCCAACGGACAAGTGGGCCACAGCGCCGTGCGCAGCGCCAGCCAGGCGTCGAGGTTGTCGTGGTCGCAGATGACGATCATGCGGGATCCCTGGTGGTGATATTTGTCACCCGCGAGCGTAACAGCTCCCAGTGTGCAAGCTCAATCTCTCCATCGCTATCTCGCCACTTCTCTCACTTCTGACAATGGGGCGCCGGAGGCCGGTGCGTCTATCGAATAACGAGTGGAGTACACATTAATGTACCAAAGTGCATGCTCTCCGGCTCGATAAGGCTAAGGAAGCCTTCGCAATGTGATTGGCCATGCCAACTGGTGCAGATGGCTTGCGATTGTGCATAGCTCTCTGCAATGGCCACATCGACGAAAACGTCTCCGTCCAGTTTAAGTAAATATTGATGTAGCCAGCCCGGTTGCGCAGACAGATGATGTTGCACCATCTGGCAATAGGCAGCGTACATCTTCTCTTCGGTAACGCCTTTTCTTAGTTTGAAGCGGCCCAGCTCGACGCCATGGCCGGCACTGACAGGGGAATATGCTGTTATGTGATTAGGGGATGTCATGGTAATTTTTCCAGTAATGAGTGAGTGACTATCATAGGCCACGACCCTGCCAGTTTTTGTCAGGGGTATTGGAGGCATTCAGTGAGAACCGTTAGGCTATTTTCAATACTCGACCAACTGCGCGGCAGACAACGCCCGGTATCGGCAGAATTTCTGGCTCAGACGTTGGATGTTTCGGTGCGAACCATCTATCGAGATATGAGCACGTTGCAGACGATGGGAGCGCCGATCCGCGGTGCGTCTGGATTAGGATATCAGTTGGAAAAGGGGTATTTCTTGCCGCCGCTGCATTTTGACGTTAACGAGCTGGAGGCCATAATGCTGGGCACTCGTCTGATTGTGGCTCGTGGTGATGCGCAGTTGGGTGAGGCGGCCCGTCGCGTTTCAGCCAAAATAGGTGCCATGTTGGATGACAATGCGAGGGAACGTTATCAGCATATGCCATTGCGTGCCGTCTCGCGCAGGACTCTGGAGTATGAACTGGCCGACAGGCATCTGGAGCCATTGCGCGTGGCCATACGAGGTAGAAAGCGGTTGGTCGTCTGCTATCGCGACCTCAAAGGTAATGAAAGCCGAAGAAATGTCAGGCCATTAGGATTGACGATGTTTGACGCCGTATGGCTGCTGACCATATGGTGCGAGACCAAAGCCGATTTCCGCAACCTGCGCGTTGATGGCATTCTATCGCTGACGGACACTGGCGAACGGTTTCGACAGGAAAGAGGTAAACGTTTTGAAGATTATATTAAATCTTTACCGACAGCATAGGCGTCATGGAGACCGCTTTAGCTTTGCTTGGTGATAGTGACACGACGAGCCATTGTGTGGGCGGCACAGTAACGACGGACTGTTTAAATACCTGCCATTTGAGGGTATTGGGTAGCCTTGTACCGCCACTGTTAGCAAAAAATAAAAAAGCCACTTCGAGAAAAGTGGCTTTTTTATATGATTTTAAAGCTAAAATTTGGTGGCCCCTGTTGGGTTTGAACCAACGACCAAGCGATTATGAGAACGATGTACCACCTTTTTAAATCAATAAGTTACATTGAAAACAAAAGGTTATAAAACGGATGTTATCGGTGATTGTTGAGGGTTTGAGTCCTGAGGGGGCAGAAAGGGGGCGTTTTTCCCCAGTGGGTTAAGGGTAATCGCCTCCTGTAGATGGTTAGGTGCGAAGTGCGCATAGCGCATCGTCATCTTGATATCGGTATGACCCAAGATGCGTTGTAGTACGAGAATATTTCCGCCATTGATCATAAAATGGCTGGCGAATGTATGGCGCAATACATGCGAAAGCTGACCGTCCGGTAGTTCAAGTTCTGCCCGTTCAACTGCTTTGCGAAAAGCAGAGTAGCATGGCTTGAAATACCGACCGGGCTTGTCTGGTTTCGGCAATGAGTCGTAAAATTCGCTGCTTATTGGTACGGTTCTATTTCTGTTGCCTTTGGTTTTGAAGAAGCTGATTTTGAGATTCTTAACCTGCTTAGTGGTTAATGATTCTGCTTCGTCCCAGCGTGCTCCAGTCATTAAGCATACGCAGGCAACCCAGAATGTACTGTTGTTCCGACTTTTTGAGCATTGTTCCAACAGCCGGTTAATTTCCTCTTGCTCCAAATAGGCTAACTCAGCCTCTTCCGATTTGAAGGGGCGGACGTTTGCTAGAGGGTTATCAAGCTTCCAGTGGCCTAGACGCTTCAGCTCATTAAATACAGCGCGAAAATAAGCCAATTCGAGATTCATTGTGCGCGGTGAAACTTGTTTTACTCGTGTAGTCCTGACGATCTCACCGGACAATCGCTTTTTTCGATAAATAGAAAACATTGTTGAATCAAACTCATGAGCGAAAGGATCACCCATGCTTTCACAGGCAAACTCCATTGCGCCTTTGCGTTTCTCGCCGTCATCTAACGTGACACCATGCTCATCAAACCATTGAACCACAAGGTCTTTCAGTTTTCGTCGATCTTCTTTTCCATCAAGCCAAGGTTTGACGTGAACATTTTCTAATATGTGGTTTTGATAGGCTGTGGCTTCTCCTTTGGTGGAGAACGTTTTGCGTATACGTTTACTGCTCTTCCCTTTGGGTTTACCCTCGGGATAAAAGTCTAAAAGCCACTTGCCGTCTGGTTGTTTTTTTATAGACATAGCTTAGTTTGAGATTGTCATTACTACTCGGCCTAACACACTAATTTCATCTAGGCTGCAGTCAAAGGACATACCAATGCCGCCAACTCTCACGCGATTTGTCGGTATACGAACCAGCGTTCGAATGCTGATTTTTCCTTCAATACTTACCAGCCATTCGCCATCGAAAACTTCATCAAAAGAACGATCGACAATGAACTGCGCTTTGTCATCTTGGATGCAAACCGGATCGGCGGGGAGCGTTGAAGCAGGCTTGAAAAATACTTTATCTAGTCTCGCCATCCCAGCGTCAATTAATTGGCCATCAGCCAGCTTTTGACGCTGCAAATGCAACATGCCTAGCTCTTCATCATAGAACTTGCGACCTTTACCAGCCGCGAGCCATTCCAGTGTGGCGCCAGTCTCAGCCATGCAGCGAACAACGATGTCAGCAGGAAAATAACCTCTTCGATAACGATTAGCTAGGCTGCTACTGGCAATGCCAAGGTGATCGGCTAATGCTAATTTTGTCTTGAAACCATAAGCTTCAAGAACCCGATCAAGGGTCTCTGCGCTTCCTTTTGAGAAGTCTATCTGTAGCTTTATGGGGGATTCTGTTATTTGATTTTCTTCTGATGATTTTTTTTCTTTTTCTGTAGCTTTATGTGAATCTGCATTGTCTTTTTCTTTTTCTTCTTCGGCTGCAGGCTGTTGTGGGGAATTGTTTGGGTTGGTTTGGCATGGCTCGTCGTTGCTTGATGTTTCACCTTGGCCTGTGGATAGCCACTCTAAGCTCGCGCCGGTTTCTAAAGCACATTTCACTACTATATCTGCGGGGAAGATTCCACGTGTTCTGCGGGCTGACATACTACTTGATGCCATATTCAAGTAGTCAGCTAACTGAAGGGAAGTTGTGAAGCCATAAGCCGCACACACACGATCCAAAACTTCAGCACTGTTTGTTGGTAACGTAGCCTTTCGTCTTAATTGGGTCATTAGAAGGTTGCAAACTCGATTTTATCGAGTTATTCTCCGGTTCGATTGTTAGATAATGTCGAATTTTATTGAATGTTGCCGCATTCAACAGAACAAGGAGTTTGCCTCATGCGCCCTAACATTACAATTGCCATTACAACCCCATATCTGCCTATCGATGAGTATTGCCGTATCACTGGAACCCCTATTGGTACGGCTCGCGACATGGTACGTGACGGTCGGTTGCCTATCCGTGGCAAGGGTGATAAGCCCAAGTCAAGGGTTGAAATCAACATGGCCGCATTAACTGTGCAGGCTTTAAGTGAATGCAATATTTCGCTTCAGGCGTAATTCATCTTAATTGTTAGATTGGGGTGAATCATGTTTGATTATGACGTTTCCAAACATCCACATTTTGACATCGCCTGTCGGCAGTTTGCCGTTCGTCACAACCTCGTAAAGCTGGGTGAGGTTACAGGCATTAAGCCACAGACATTGCGCAACAAGCTAAACCCAGAGCAACCGCACCAGCTCACTTGTGCGGAGCTATTGGCGCTTATTGGAGGCGCAGATTACCAATGCTCGCAAATCCTCCGCGCGGCCTTCTGCTTTCGTTTGCGAAGAATGTGACGCTCCGATTCCTGCAGCGCGCCGCGCAGCAGTTCCCGGCGTTGATACCTGCGTAAGCTGTCAGCAGATCCGCGAGACGCAAAGTCACCTTTACGCGGGGAAGGCATGACGGAGTTCTCTATTTTGTTCGGCCTGCTGGCGTTGCTGGCAGGTCATTTTATTGCGGCTGATTTGAGTGATTCAGAATTTGCACGCAGACCAGAAAATCAAAAATACGATTAAGGA
Above is a window of Serratia nematodiphila DZ0503SBS1 DNA encoding:
- a CDS encoding NAD-dependent succinate-semialdehyde dehydrogenase, which encodes MKLNNPELLRSQCLINGEWCDALSGKREAVINPATGAELASIPLVSEEETQQAIAAAQRAQNDWKQLTAKQRSALLLAWADKVLAAQEDLAQLMTAEQGKSLAEARGEVAYAASFITWFAEEAKRVDGAVLQAPQASQRLVVVKQPIGVCAAITPWNFPAAMITRKVAPALAAGCAIIVKPAEQTPLTALALAKLAQDAGIPAGVLQVVTGEAAQVGKVLCDSPVVRKLSFTGSTEVGRILMAQCAPSIKKLSLELGGNAPVIVFDDANLDAAVAGIMASKFRNSGQTCVCANRIYVQDGIYERLAEKLVAAVEQLKVGDGSQEGTTQGPLIDSDAVAKVQSHIDDALIKGAQIATGGQPHALGGTFFQPTVVTGVTQKMRFAKEETFGPVAPLFRFHDEAEAIAMANDTEFGLAAYLFTQNAARQWRVPEALEYGMVGINTGLISNEVAPFGGVKQSGLGREGSRYGIEEYLELKYLCIDVSR
- a CDS encoding aromatic amino acid transport family protein → MSDNISVSPALAAGVRAPAPAKSLSFLEGVAMIVGTNIGAGVLSIAYASSKAGFLPLLFWLVLVGSLTTITMLYVAESTLRTRAHLQLSGLAKRYVGGLGAWLMFASVCVNSVGALTAYMTGSGKLLQSLFGISPALGSLLFFVPAAGVLYLGLKAIGRGEKFISIGMVVMLTALVAATLLKDTTQMRNLLDGDWRYMVPVFNVVVFCFSAQYIVPEMARGFADKPEQLPKAIIVGMAVTFILLAAVPMSVIALSGLDDISDVATISWGQALGQWAFFSANIFALCAMLTSYWGLGGSFLTNIFDKFRLGNDELPLRRFGVLLLVVVPPFALAYSGLVSFVNALYFAGVFSGVILSIMPMLILRGARKHGDQIPRWQCNWITHPLLQISIVLLYLASAVYAIASLLGYLPSGW
- the yfcF gene encoding glutathione transferase, which produces MSQPITELYTDSEFFSPYAMSAFVVLTEKGIPFTLKPVDLAKEENKEAAYAALSLTRRVPTLAIGEFQLSESSAIAEYLEDIHPAHAVYPRDVKLRAKAREIQAWLRSDLLPIRAERSTEVVFNSGKFPPLSEAAQEAARKLIAAVEKLLSHGQDNLFREWCIADTDLALMLNRLVMHGDPVPERVRHYAHKQWQRPSVQAWLALSEKRRA
- a CDS encoding HPP family protein — its product is MKTQWIERAKVGCARLWPHPLAVGKREMLISSVGAGLGLMLAGWISHFILGEVNLWFIAPMGASAVLLFGVPNSPLAQPWSIVGGNALAATVGVSAGLLIPDPGLACGVAAAAAIGLMFKLRCLHPPGGAVALTAILGGPGIHQMGYHFVLYPVLLNSVLLAALAILFNNLAGRRYPHALAPAEAKPANLPIDAVSITRADLHEALMEGDLFDIDEDDLQEILLRAEQLAHQRQSKAS
- a CDS encoding AraC family transcriptional regulator — encoded protein: MKRQLHTPQFVFHEATVLLLATGQLGITSASQHLSLETPGELLLVPPNTRADLVKTPGDIDRPFRSIFLTLSAELLDVFHRTRQASPPIPPKNDAWKTLPLDEDLSATFYHVIESVEKQEISDIRLQYRLLDFLTALAERGHVFTHLPLDSPSQRLRTLILEAPEQNWTAETAGKTLAMSPATLRRRLAAEQTRFEDLLIDVRMHHAMMLLQTTRWDMTRIAEACGYKSRSRFSERFQKRFGYAPSAIR
- a CDS encoding YbhB/YbcL family Raf kinase inhibitor-like protein; the encoded protein is MKLTSQSFKEGEFIPGEFAFAIPDAANHVALSRNRNPHLAWSEVPAGTQSFVIVCHDPDVPSRGDDVNQERRVVPASLPRVDFFHWLLLDIPASTVEIAAGSQSDGVTPRGKAGPNAPSAYRHGTNDYTGWFAADEQMKGEYYGYDGPCPPWNDTLVHHYIFTVYALATPGLDVQGPLTGANVNAALAEAPVLAQARLTGLYSLNPNVASTAK
- the aac(6') gene encoding aminoglycoside 6'-N-acetyltransferase — translated: MIVICDHDNLDAWLALRTALWPTCPLEEHRAEMREILASPHHTAFMARGLDGAFVGFAEVALRYDYVNGCESSPVAFLEGIYTVECARRQGWATRLIAQVQEWAKQQGCSELASDTDIANLDSQRLHAALGFAETERVVFYRKTLG
- a CDS encoding helix-turn-helix transcriptional regulator, translated to MRTVRLFSILDQLRGRQRPVSAEFLAQTLDVSVRTIYRDMSTLQTMGAPIRGASGLGYQLEKGYFLPPLHFDVNELEAIMLGTRLIVARGDAQLGEAARRVSAKIGAMLDDNARERYQHMPLRAVSRRTLEYELADRHLEPLRVAIRGRKRLVVCYRDLKGNESRRNVRPLGLTMFDAVWLLTIWCETKADFRNLRVDGILSLTDTGERFRQERGKRFEDYIKSLPTA
- a CDS encoding phage integrase, which gives rise to MSIKKQPDGKWLLDFYPEGKPKGKSSKRIRKTFSTKGEATAYQNHILENVHVKPWLDGKEDRRKLKDLVVQWFDEHGVTLDDGEKRKGAMEFACESMGDPFAHEFDSTMFSIYRKKRLSGEIVRTTRVKQVSPRTMNLELAYFRAVFNELKRLGHWKLDNPLANVRPFKSEEAELAYLEQEEINRLLEQCSKSRNNSTFWVACVCLMTGARWDEAESLTTKQVKNLKISFFKTKGNRNRTVPISSEFYDSLPKPDKPGRYFKPCYSAFRKAVERAELELPDGQLSHVLRHTFASHFMINGGNILVLQRILGHTDIKMTMRYAHFAPNHLQEAITLNPLGKNAPFLPPQDSNPQQSPITSVL
- a CDS encoding phage repressor protein CI, with translation MKLQIDFSKGSAETLDRVLEAYGFKTKLALADHLGIASSSLANRYRRGYFPADIVVRCMAETGATLEWLAAGKGRKFYDEELGMLHLQRQKLADGQLIDAGMARLDKVFFKPASTLPADPVCIQDDKAQFIVDRSFDEVFDGEWLVSIEGKISIRTLVRIPTNRVRVGGIGMSFDCSLDEISVLGRVVMTISN
- a CDS encoding regulator, with protein sequence MRPNITIAITTPYLPIDEYCRITGTPIGTARDMVRDGRLPIRGKGDKPKSRVEINMAALTVQALSECNISLQA
- a CDS encoding TraR/DksA C4-type zinc finger protein, coding for MRSYWRLLEAQITNARKSSARPSAFVCEECDAPIPAARRAAVPGVDTCVSCQQIRETQSHLYAGKA